In Bombus vancouverensis nearcticus chromosome 12, iyBomVanc1_principal, whole genome shotgun sequence, the genomic stretch GGCAGAAGACAGTTTTAGTACGAATTTAATGCATATTACCAGTCGAAActacatttatattttaacgCTATTGCGTCGTTAGAGTCAACGCATACGGAATTTGTCGGAAAAGAAATGTTACGTTGGCTTCAAAGCAAGTTTTCCCTTGGCGACCGTTCGCAATCCTGAAACTCTATTGCTAGCTTTTGTTTACTTGCACTTGCACTTGTTTGCTGAgtatttattttctcttttaaatAGAATCTCGATAAATATGCGCTTACGTTCAGGTCACGGGACACTTTGATAGAATGAATGATTTAGAAAATGATCATCTCTTTATTTTTGAGATTTTCTCCACTTCCGATATTAGATACAATAAACTACAAaagttttatgaatataattctatacattatacaaaacatttagAAATTTCGTTAGCACTTAAAAAAATCGCCAACAgcgttttttaaaaatatttttatgagttTCTTAGTATGCTTTTTCGAATCATATCAAAGAATAGCTGCGATTCTATCCTCAATCGAATGGTTTATTACAAGTGTATTTAAATAAGTGTTCAATGATTTATAATCGGTAGTATACATTCTCACCTGTTTATGAGGATAAACGTTTATATGACATTTGATGCACTCTTGGCCCATATTAGCCCAACTGTTCCCCGACATCCATTTACGCTTGCATTTGGGACATTTGTACTCTCCAAAGCATCGTTTCTTTCCTTGGTACGGTGTCAAACCCTCGCCTTTTGGACGTGCCTGGAATGGGTATTCATTTCGAAGATTATTATTCTATGCTTAGTTATCGATAGTTATCGGTGACGGGAGCAAGTGAAGCGAAGTGATTCGTGTAATTCATTTTTTGAACGTTTGATTCACGTATAGTAGAACTCTATTTGTTCGAATCCATCTGATAGTCAAGATCATATAAGCAAGGTGTTTCAAAATATTCAGGCAAATATTCAGAAGCATTAAATACTCATCAAAACACACAAAAGAATCTTGATAAACACGAGTTTAAATATCATTAGCTTCAGAGTTATAAAACGGAGTTCTCAATTATAAGCCTGTAACAACATAAGAGATTTTATCGCGTGAAGAGGATTTTCCAAACTGTAGCGTAGGCACACAGCCAGTAATATGTTGACAACGATTAAGAGATTGAAATAGTGAAATGTAATTTTGGAAATAGTGGAAAATCGAAATGAATTCGTAAAATTAGCTTAGAAGAAAGAGGTGTGCAAAAGGTTGAGGAGAATCTCGTCACAACTTTGTTTACTACTCTTTTATAGAATCACCAAATTAATTGGgcattaattaatatttcgttCAAATAAAACGTGTTAATAGGTGCAAGCATGAGAAAGTCAGCCTCAAAAGGTTGGAAATACTATATGACACGTTTCATGAAATATTCATGACGGTGTTATTACTCGGATCTATCCAAGAACATTATATATCTATACATAGCCAATGAAGTTACGTTGATACGTTTTGATTGTTACGAAGATCACATCTTGGATCGTTTTTGATTGAGAAATACGCACATACGAACACACACgaatacacacatacacacacctGCGGACAGTCTTTGATGTAATGACCTTTCTTGAAGCATAGGTGACAGAGGTAACTAGGTGGTGGCCTTTTGGTTGGTTTTCTATCTAGTAGCCCCATTTCTCTGAAACGATCCGCAAGCTCGCCGATATTATCCGCAAAGTTGCTTCCTATCGCGCAACAAGGATCAAGTGCGCTACGATGCGTATGAGTTTGCGACGTCGCCGTTGAAAAACCACTCCATATCGTCGGGAAAAGTTTGCTCTGGAGTCACAATCGGTCATCGTTCTATCAATTGTCATTAAAAGGTTATTTTGCCAAAGTCAATTTCACGAAGGTGTAAAAGTATTCTGAATTTATAGGGGCTTAGTGAATTATATTTATCGGGCGTGAATTTATAGTTTGAAACTATAGTACATGATCGATGTTTcagttgttttattataaaaaggtAGATTATATTAAGGAATAAGAAACGCGTTAACGTAACATTTCGTTTATGAAAGGTTTCTAtaagtgtttaaatattttcgtgGACCATCGTATCAATGGAAAGGCAtttgatcttttttttttatcaaaaacaAATGCAAGAGAGAAACACAGAGACAAAAAGAGAGAAATTGTAAAACCTGATCTCGTGTTTGAGCAGAATTCTGATCGGCGATTGCCAGGTACACCCAATTGAGCAAATGGGGCGAGTAGTGTGGTTGGTGGATCGGCTTCTGACCTTGGCTACCGGCAGCGTTCATAGGTCCAAGGCCAAGCTGAGGCGATTCCTGTGGCTGTAAATGTTGAATCGCCGGCGTTGGATGGCAAGCGGCCATGCTTAGGAATTTACCGTTGTTCCACGAGATTCTCGATTCGAATTATCACCTTTTCGAGCATGTTCGAGGAATGTCTAAACGACATTTTCCCAATGCAGTGATACTGTTCATTCTTACCGATGCATCTTCGTATCGAACGTCTTCACAAACTACCGACCCGAAGAACTTTTGGTACACCACTGGCAACCCTGTGCTGactatttcgtttaaaaatacgaattcgACGTTTCGTTACATTCTCAGCAGCCAGTTGTTCCTCGAGATTAATTTTACATCAGACACTGAAATCTGCATGTACTGTCAACGAATAGTATGTTAGCGagtaatactttttttttagaCGATGTCGTAGCGATGCACGTTagaattaaatatcaaatatcaacAACTCTGAAGTCTCTCactttcgatatattttttccattttcacgAAATACGTCGCGTTATATTGCGTCATACATGTTGGCGAGAAGAGTTCCCATTTAGCCTGATATAGATCGGAGCAACGAGTTTTGCTAAATCATTCAGGCTAAACGAACGCAAATAATTTCACCCAGTTTTGCCTTACGCTCTTGTATAATTTCGCTCTCATGTAAGTTCATTCTCTCATCTTATACCTACATGTGTAAGTAGGTTTCATACGGGCGATTTACCTAATGTTACGTGTTTTAACGTACGaggtaaattattttttcgttTTCACTAACTCATGTTCctttttatccttgattttgcCTTTACTCTCGTTTTGTACAATTACTCTCGATTAAGTTGCAGGGTTTTTCGATTACCTTTCATTAACGAGCATTTATCTCACTATCTGTGCTTCGACATTCGTTATCGTTGCTCGTTGTCGATAGTGACGATGGCAGATGCCGATGGTGGATGCCGATGGTGGATGCCGATGGTGGATGCCGATGGTGGATGCCGATGGTTGACGGTGATGTTGATGACGCTACTCCTTTCCTATGTTTCTTTTTCTGTCTCAATCGATTAGCCGgaaattattgaatttttgCGGATGATAAGTCGAGGATAAATGAGGCCGCGGTGAGTATTGAAAAAGCTACTTCTAGGAGGCGATTTCACGAAAAGCGTACTTCCGCAGTCGGCGACTATGTTCGTCCACGGAGGGTCTGCCTCTAGTCTGAACATCGACAATGTTCCGCGAGCAGCGTATACGTAAAAACGCATACACATGGATCTAACCAGCATTAAAGAGACCCCCGCCATGTGGTGCAGCTATTTCAGTGCTGGCTATCTATCTAGCAGCTTGCCACCACGAGTACGAGTATTTCTCGGACTTTGCCTCGAAGATCTTTACTTAGCAAAGATTCCCGGTTCCAGCGTGTCGCTTCCAACCAGTCTGATGGCGAGCAAGTCGAAACTCGTTGGTGTTTTTAAACACCGATTAAAAGTTCATTTCTCCACTTTGACCGCTCATATACTTTTCTCATAATTGCGAATATCTTGCAAGAAAATGGAAATTGGATAAATAGGACATTTTTTTATCGAACTAGGATTTGGATTACGCTCGCGTGTGAGCAAGTAAGTACAGCTtagaagta encodes the following:
- the LOC117160807 gene encoding zinc finger CCHC domain-containing protein 24 → MAACHPTPAIQHLQPQESPQLGLGPMNAAGSQGQKPIHQPHYSPHLLNWVYLAIADQNSAQTRDQSKLFPTIWSGFSTATSQTHTHRSALDPCCAIGSNFADNIGELADRFREMGLLDRKPTKRPPPSYLCHLCFKKGHYIKDCPQARPKGEGLTPYQGKKRCFGEYKCPKCKRKWMSGNSWANMGQECIKCHINVYPHKQRPLEKPDGLDVSDQSKVHPQHLCQKCKTLGYYCRRDQ